ACCGGGGCCGAGCGCGGAGAGGCGACGCTTGTGGGTCAGACCCGCGAGCGGGTTGTTCTGGTCCATGAACTGCGACAGCTGCGACGTTCCGAAGAACTCCTTGATCGCGGCCACGACGGGACGGACGTTGATCAGGGTCTGCGGGGTGATCGCCTCGATGTCCTGCGTGGTCATGCGCTCGCGGACGACGCGCTCCATGCGGGACAGGCCGGTGCGGACCTGGTTCTGGATGAGCTCGCCGACGGCGCGGATACGACGGTTGCCGAAGTTGTCGATGTCGTCGATGTCCAGGCGGATCTCGGCGGGCTTGCCGCTGCGGACGCCGTCGTAGCTGACGTCGCCGCGGTGCAGGCGGACCAGGTACTTGATCGTCGCGACGATGTCCTCGACGGTCAGGACCGAGTCGCTCAGCGCCTTGTCGATGCCGAGCTTCTGGTTGATCTTGTAGCGACCGACCTTCGCGAGGTCGTACCGCTTCGAGTTGAAGTAGAAGTTGTCCAGCAGCGCGCGGGCAGCCTCAGCGGCGACCTGCTCGCCCGGACGGAGCTTGCGGTAGATGTCGCGGAGCGCATCTTCCTTCGTCAGGATCGTGTCCTTCTCGAGGGTCTCCTCGATCGAGCTGAAGCCCGCGAACTCCTGCATGATGTCTTCGCTCGTGAGGCCGAGAGCCTTGAGGAACACGGTGACCGACTGCTTGCGCTTGCGGTCGATGCGGACGCCGACCTGGTCGCGCTTGTCGATCTCGAACTCGAGCCATGCACCACGGCTGGGGATGACGCGAGCCGAGACGATGTCCTTGTCGGACGTCTTGTCGGGGGTCTTGTCGAAGTAGACACCGGGGGAACGCACCAGCTGCGAGACGACGACGCGCTCGGTGCCGTTGATGATGAAGGTGCCTCGGGCGGTCTGGAGCGGGAAGTCGCCCATGAAGACCGTCTGCGTCTTGATCTCACCCGTGAGGTGGTTCATGAACTCGGCCTCGACGTAGAGCGGGGCGGCGTACGTCTTGCCGCGCTCCTTGCACTCCTCGATGGAGTACTTCTCAGGCTCGAGGTAGGGGTTCGTGAACGAGAGCTGCATCGTCTCGCCCAGATCCTCGATCGGGGAGATCTCCTCGAAGATCTCCTCGAGGCCGCTGATCTCGGGAACGTCGGTGCGCCCCTCGGCTTGCGCCTCGGCGACGCGTGCCTTCCAGGCCTCGTTGCCGACGAGCCAGTCGAACGACTCGGTCTGCAGCGCGAGGAGGTCGGGGACCTCCAGCGTGTCGGAGATCTTGGCGAACGAGAGGCGGGATGCGCCGCGACCGTTCTTGATGGTGGTGGTGGGAGTTGCGTTGCGCGCAGCAGCCAAGGGAATTACCTCCGTGAGCCCGGGGAGGGCTGGTTTTCCTTGTCGTCAGGTGGAGTACTCCCGATCCACGCCTGCGGCGCGCGCCGACGGAGGAGTCCGTCGGGGGCACAGGCACAAGCCGACCACCATATGAGGGCAAGTAGAAGGGAGCGCAACTACCTACTATAGGACGGGCGACGCGCCGTGTCCAGTCGAATCGTTGACGAGTTCCGCAGGCTGCGGTATAACTCGCGCTCGCGTCGACTCAGTTCCACTGCCAGGTGACGAGCACCGACTGCGCGAGCGCGTCACGGTCGGCCTGTGGCACATCGACGCTCGCCGAGAAGGTGACGATGTAGGTCTGCCCCGCATCCACGAGGTAGTACTGGTCGATGACGTACGGGACGTCGCCCTGCTCCACGCGGGCCGTCAGGTGCGCGGACTCGGACCCGGCCGCCGTCACGCGATCGAGCGCCTCCACATCGACGGCGCCGGCTCCTTCGAGCTCAGCGACGCCGGCCTGCTCGACCTGCTCAGAGGTGACTTCACCGCCGGGCGAGACGAGGATGTTGACGTTGTCGCTGTAGCCGTCGGCGTCTTGCAGGTCGGCGGCGAACGTCGTCTCGTCGAAGCCGGCGGGGGCGCCGTCGGGGAAACCCCAGCCCTCGGGGAGCGTGAACGTGTACTGCTCGGCAGTGACCGTGTCGCCGGTGGCCGGCGCGAATTCCACCGCCTCGCTCTCCGGGGCAGGCGCGGCCGGGGTCAACGGCGTCGTAGGAGCGGACTGCCCCGTGCAGCCGACCAGTCCGAGGCCCGCAGCGAGGACGAGGGCGACGGACGCGCGACGGAGGAGCATGCCGCCGACCCTACGCGCCGGCGCCCGTCACCCGCGGGGGCTTGCGCTCCGGAAGAGAAGATGAGAGCCGGGCCGCGCCTGTGCCAGCGCGGCGCGGCCGGCCGCGGTGACGACGCCGATGACGGGATAGCCGCCGGTCACCGGGCCGTCGGGACCGAGGACCACGGGAAGACCGTCGGGCGGGACCTGCACGGCGCCCGGCAGCATCCCCTCGCTGGCGAGCTCGCGGGACCCGGCATCCGATGCGCGCTCCAGCGGCGGTCCGTCGAGACGGATGCCGACGCGATCCGCACGGGCTCCGACGACCCACCGGGTGTCGAGCAGCGACCGCCGCGCCGCGGGGGTGAACCAGTCCGCCCGGGGGCCCGCCGCGACGGGGACGACGATCGTGTCGGGCGGCGGCGTCCACGGCCAGAGGTCGACCGCGGGGACGGGATGCCGCGCGGCATCCGACGTCGCGATCTCGTCGCCCGCGCGAAGCGACTCCGGTCCGATGCCGGCGAGGGTGTCGGTCGCGGCGGAGCCGAGCACGGGGTGCGTTGCCACTCCCCCACGGACGGCGAGGAGGGCGCGGACTCCGGCGCGGAACGCGCCGATCTCCAGCTCCGTCCCGGCCGGCCATCGCTGCGGGCGGTACGGGTCGACCTCGCGGCCCGCGACGCGGATCGGCCCCCACGCTCCGGTCACCGCGATCCAGAGGTCGCCGGACGCGGTCGCGCGGAATCCGCCCACGGTCACCTCGATCGCCGCCGCATCGGGCGTGTTGCCGACGAGCCGGTTGGCCGCGGCGAACGCCGGGCGATCCGCCGCGCCCGAGAGGGCGATTCCCTCGGCCAGCCGACCGGGGCGACCGGCATCCTGAATCGTCGCGAGCGCGCCCGGGTCGGTGACGGTGAACGCTCTCGGAGCGAGCGGCCGGGTGAGCACGCCGGCGGCGGCGACGCTCGCGGCCGCCACGCGCCGAAACCGCACCCGCGTCCCGGGGCGCAGCAGCACGGGACGCTCCGCGTCGGGGTCGAAGAGCGGTGCATCCGTCGTGCCGATCAGTTGCCAGCCGCCGGGGGTCTCGCGGGGGTACGCGCCGGTGAAGCCGCCCGCGAGCGCCACGGCCCCGCGCGGCACTCGGGTGCGCGGTGTCGCGCGGCGGGGGACGTCGAGGTCCCAGTCCTCGCTCGTGAGGTAGCCGAACCCGGGGGCGAACCCCGTGAACGCCACCGTCCACCGCGCCGCGAGGTGACGTTCGACGAGGTCGTCGACGGTCAGCCCCAGAAGGGATGCCGTCTCGGCGAGGTCCGCGCCGTCGTACGCGACGGCGAGCTCGACGTCCGCGGGCGGGACGCTCGCTGCGGGCGGGCGGGGCGCGGCATCCGTCCCTCCGATCCACGCACGGGCGGAGGAAAGGGGAAGGACGGACGGATCGACGTGGACCAGCACCGTCCTCGCCGCGGGGACGAGATCCCGCACCCCGCGCGGGCGCGTCTCGGCCAACCGCTCGTAGAGGCTCAGGATGTCCGCGAGCGACTCGACCTCGACGAGGAGGGCGCTGTCGCCGAACGGACGGATCACCACGGGGCGCGGATCCCGATGCCCGCAGCGTCGAGGGCGGCGCGGACGGCCCGGGCCATCGCGACCGATCCGGGGGTGTCGCCGTGGAGGCAGAGGGATGCCGCGGCGACGCGGATCATCGACCCGTCGACCGCCTCGACCACACCGTCCCGCACGAGCGTCACGGCTCGCGCGGCGACCGCGGCGTCGTCGTGCAGCAGGGCGCCCGGCTCGGTGCGCGGCACGAGCGCGCCGGACGGGAGGTACCCGCGGTCGAGGAAGGCTTCGACGACGAACGGGATGCCGCGATCCTCGGTCGCGCGGGCGATGGCCCCCGGCATCCCGAGCACGGGAAGCGGACGGCCGAGGTCGCTCGACGCATCCGCGACGGCAGCAGCGACCGCGCCGGCCGCCTCGGAGTCCGCCGAGACCGCGTGATAGAGCGCGCCGTGCGGCTTGACGTAGCGGAGGTCAGCGCCGACAGCGGCGAGCGCAGCGATCTGCTCCCGCACCTGCTCGCGGAGGAGCGCCGGGGGGACCGCGAGCGCCACGCGGCCGAACCCCGCGCGGTCGACGAAGGACGGGTGAGCCCCGACAGCGACCCCCCGCGCGGCTGCGCGGCGGACGGCATCCGTCATCGAAACGGCGTCGCCCGCGTGACCGCCGCACGCGACGGAGGCGCTCGAGACGACGGCGAACATCGCCTCATCGTCGGCGGTGGGGACGCCGTCGACGGTCTCACCGAGGTCCGCGTTCAGGTCGATCGACGCCATGAGGCCACGGTACCGGCGAGGCGATGGTGAACGGCGGGCGAAGCATCCGTCAACCTGTGCGCCGTCCGAGGGTGACGGCCGTAGCGTCGGGGATGTCGCCGGAGGTCCGCTCCGGCCGGAAGGAGTACCGCTGTGGCGTACATCACCGTCGGGACCGAGAACTCGGTCGACATCGACATCTTCTACACCGACCAGGGGTCGGGTCAGCCCGTCGTGCTGATCCACGGTTTCCCTCTGAACGGCGAGTCGTGGGGCAAGCAGCAGGCCGCGCTGCTGGATGCCGGCTATCGGGTCATCGCGTACGACCGACGCGGCTTCGGCGCGTCGACCAAGACGGCGTCGGGCTCGGACTACGACACCTTCGCCGCCGACCTGCACGCCCTCGTCGAGGAACTCGAACTGACGGATGCCGTCCTCGTCGGGTTCTCGATGGGCACCGGCGAGATCGCGCGGTACCTCTCGCGCTACGGCGCAGACCGCATCGCCAAGGTCGCCTTCCTCGGTTCACTCGAGCCGTGGCTCCTGAAGACCGACGAGAACCCCGACGGTGCGGGCGATCAGGCGTTCTTCGACGGCACGGCTGCGGCGGTCGCCGAGGACCGGTACGCGTTCTTGACCGGGTTCTTCCAGAACTTCTACAACCTCGACGACAACCTCGGCACTCGCATCTCGCAGGAAGCAGTCGACGCCTCGGTCGCCGTCGCGAACCAGGCCGGCAACGCCGCCATCGCCGCCGCGCCCCTGACGTGGCCGACGGATTTCCGTGCGGACATCCCCGCGGTGACGGTTCCCGCGCTCATCGTCCACGGGACGGCGGACAACGTCCTCCCGATCGACGCGACCGCACGTCGATTCCGTGAGCTCCTGCCCGAGGCGACCTACGTCGAGATCGAGGGCGCCCCGCACGGCCTGCTCTGGACCCACGGCGCCGAGGTCAACGAGGCACTGCGGGGGTTCCTGCAGGCCTGATGCCTCCTGCCGGCAGCCCGCCCGTCGCCGGGTGGGCTGCCGGCGCTGGTGCGTGGGCAGGCCGCATGCCACGATGAAGGCACGAGCGAGGGGGTCGCCATGGCGGATGCTGCAGTGCAGGAGACGACGACGGGGAAGTCGATGGTCATCAACCGTGCGCTGACCGCACGGCTGGCACGCGACCATCAGCGGACGAAGGAGCCCGGGCTATGGGCGGCCGGGATCGCCCTGTTCCTGCTGCTCGGCGTCGGGATGTTCGCCCTGAACGGCAACTTCCGCTCCCTCGTGATCGCCGGGTTCTGGGCCGTGATCCTCGTCATCGCCCTCTTCTCCGTCCGCCGGATGGGGTCGCAGAAACTCACCCGCGTCATCGAGGGGATCTACCCGCACGGAGACCGCCTCACCGTCGCGGCGACCGACGCCGGCCTGACGGTGACCACCTCGGCCACGAGCCTCACGGTCGCGGCATCCGCCATCTGGCGCGTCTCGACGGCGCCGAACTCGGTCATGGTGCGGATCACCGGACTCACGGGACCGGCGATCATCGTGCCGCGGGAGCTCCTCGACGACGCCGACGTGTCGCGCCTGCGCGCTGCGGCTCCCCGCATCCGTCGCCCCTGACGACGCTCCCCTGTCCCGAACCGCGCCCGCCGACGGCGCGTCGTGACAGGCGAGCGGATGCCGGGGCTCAGCCGACGACGACGGCCTCGGGGATGCGCGCCTGCATGACGGCGAGCGCGTCGGGACTGTGGTCGACGAGGACGGCGTCACGGCCGAGCGCATGGGCGACCGCACCGGTCGTGCCGGACCCGGCGAAGAGGTCGAGCACGCGGTCGCCGGGACGGCTCGACGCCTGCACGATGCGGCGCAGGATCCCCTCGGGCTTCTGCGTCGGGTAGCCGGTCTTCTCGCGCCCGGACGTGGGGACGATCGTGTGCCACCAGACGTCGGTCGGCAGCTTGCCGCGCGCGGCCTTCTCGGGCGTGACGAGACCGGGCGCCATGTAGGGCTCTCGGTCGACGGCATCCGAGTCGAAGAAGTACGCGGACGGGTCCTTCACGTAGACGAGGATCGTGTCGTGCTTGCTCGGCCAGCGCTTGCGGGACTTCGCACCGTAGTCGTAGGCCCAGATGAGTTCGTTGAGGAAGCAGTCGCGGCCGAAGACGGCATCCAGCATCACCTTGGCATAGTGCGCCTCGCGGTAGTCGAGGTGCAGGTAGAGGGTGCCGTCGTCGGCGAGCAGCCGCCACGCCTCGCGCAGCCGCGGCTCGAGGAAGCCCCAGTAGTCGTCGAACCGGTCGTCGTAGAGCTTCAGCGCGCCGCGGGTGCGGGCGTAGGACGTGCCGCGGAATCCGCCCTTGACCGGGCCGCCGGCCGGTGCGGGCGCGTCGGGGTCGGGCTGCAAGCCCTCCGTGCGGACCGCGGACTCGATCGCGCGTTCCTGCGTGCGCCCCGTGTTGAAGGGCGGGTCGAGGTAGACGAGCGTGAACGACGCGTCCGGCAGTCGCCGGGCGACCTCGAGGTTGTCGCCGAGGTGGATCTCGACGGTCACGGAACGCGGCGGAGCCAGGCGTCCGTCGAGAACTTCGACTCGACGAGTGCCTCGGCTTCGGCGTACTCCTCCGCGGAGATCGACCCCGGCTTCGCGCCGTAGAGCGAGGTGAAGGTTTCGATGAAGCGCTCGATGATCTCGGCGCGCGGCAGGCCGGTCTGACTGCGGAGGGGGTCGACCCGCTTCGCCGCGGAGGCCGTGCCCTTGTCGGAGAGCTTCTCACGCCCGATCCGGAGGACTTCGGTCAGCACCTGGCCGTCCATGTCGTAGCTGAGGGTCGCGTGGTGCAGCACTCCCCCGTTGGCGAGACGCTTCTGCGCGGCGCCGCCGATCTTGCCCTTCGACGACGCGATGTCGTTGAGCGGCTGGTAGGTCGCGTCGATCCCGAGCGAGCGGAGCGCGTGCAGCACCCAGTCGTCGAGGAAGGCGTACGAGTCCGCGAAGGTGAGCCCTGCGACGAGGGATGCCGGCACGTACAGCGAATAGGTGACGATCGACCCCGCTGCCATGAGCATCGCTCCGCCGCCGGAGATCCGGCGGACGACCTGGAAGCCGTGCTTCGCGGCGCCGTCGGGGTCGACCTCGTTGCGAAGGGACTGGAACGAACCGATGACGACAGCGGACTGATCCCATTCCCAGATGCGGAGCGTGGGTGTCCGGCGACCGTCGCCGACGCGAGCGGTCAGGACCTCGTCGAGCGCGAGGTTCATCGCCGGCGAAACGGCCTTCTCGTGGATGACCTCCCACTCGAACTCCGACCAACCGGGCGCGACGATGAGTGCCCGGCGGACGGCGGTGGCGACGGCCTCGGGCGTGAAGCCCAGCAGCTGGGCGCCCTCGGGGAGCGCACCGCGGACGGCGGCCGCGATCGTCGCGACATCGGCCTCAGTGGGCAGGCCCGTCACCGCCGCGTCGATGTCGGCGAGCGCGTCGTCGGGTTCGAGGAAGAAGTCGCCTGCGAGGTGGAAGTCCGCGATGCGGCCGTCCTCCACCTCGAGGTCGACGACGACCAACTTGCCGCCAGGGACCTTGTACTCGCCGTGCATGGTCTTATTCTCCCGTGTCCGCGGCGGGCGCGGGTGCACTGTCGGCGACGGATGCCGCATCCCGGCGCGCGATGCGCGCATCGAGCCAGGCGACGAGGTCGGCGAAGGCCTCCGGGGCACAGCGCTCGTTGAAGATCTCGTGCCGGGCGTCGGGGTAGACGAGCGTCGTCACGTCGGTCAGCCCGGAGCGGGAGCGGTAGGCCTCGGCGAGGCGGTGGACGCTCCGCGGGCCGCCGACCGGATCGTCCCGGCCGACCAGGAGGAGCACGGGAAGGGCGACGCCGAGGTCCTTGCGGGGCTTGCCGATGAGCCGCAGCGTATCGAGCGGCCCGAAGAGCTTCGGGAGGGGGACGAGGGTCGTGAGCGGGTCGTCGAGGAAGGCGCGGCCGACCGCGGCATCCGTCGAGAGCCACTCGGCCCCGGTCGCACCGGGTCCCGCCCAACGCTTGTTGAGAGGCGCGGCGTTGAGGGCGCCGGGCCAGAGGAGGGACGACCCGGAGAGGACGACGGCGTCGTAGGCGCGCGGGTCGAGGTTCACGAGCTTCTGCGCGAGGAACGAGCCCCACGAGTGCCCGAGAAGGACGAGCGGCAGCCCGGGGTTCTCGTCGCGGATGATCTGGGTGAACTGCTGCAGGCCGGTGACCGTGGCGCGAAGGCCGCCGGCTCCGAGCCGCCCGAGACGAGAGTGGTCGCCGCCGTGCTGGCGGAGTCCGGTGCGGCCGTGGCCGCGGTGGTCATCGGCGTAGACGGTGAAGCCGTCGGCCGTGAGCGCGGCGATGACGCCGCCGTAGCGGCCGGCGTGCTCGCCGACGCCGTGGAGGAGTTGGACGACGCCGCGCAGTGCCCCTTGGGCCGGATGGACGTCGTAGACGATCGCGATGCCGTGTGCATCGATGAACTCGGGCATGGGTCGAATCCTAGGGGCCGGGAGAGCTCTCCTCCCAGCCGTTAGCCAAACTAATGAGCTATGCTAACGATCTATGAGTAGCGCACCCGACGACACGACGACGGATCTGGCCCATGCGGCATCCGATTTCCGCATGGCGACGTTCCGCCTCGCTCGTCGCCTCCGGTCGCAGCGTGCGGTCGACACGATGAGCGACGGTCAGTTCGCCGTCCTCGCCGCCCTCAACGTCCACGGGCCCCACACCCTCGGCGAGTTGGCGGAGCGGGAGCGCGTGTCGGCACCGTCGATGAACCGGACGGTCAACTGTCTCGAAGAACTCGGGTATCTCACCCGCACCCCCGACGAGAACGATCGGCGGAAGGTCGTCATCGACCTCACGGAGCCCGGGCGCGACGTCGTCGTCGAGACCGTCCGCCGCCGAGACTCGTGGCTCGAGCACGCCTTCGAAGAGCTGTCGGCGTCGCAGCGCGCCACGCTCGCCCGGGCCGCCGCGATCATGCAGGAGGTGGCCGGCCGATGAGTTCCGCCATGTTCCGTTCGTTCTCGGTGTTCAACTATCGGGTCTGGTTCATCGGCGCCCTCGTCTCGAACGTGGGCGCCTGGATGCAGGCGACCGCCCTCAGCTGGGTCGTCCTGACGCAGCTGACCGACAACGACGCGACGGCCATGGGCATCACCATGGCGCTGCAGTTCGCGCCGCCGCTGCTGCTCGTGGGCGTCACCGGGCTCGTGGCCGACCGGTTCGACCGCCGCAAGCTGCTGTTCTTCACGCAGGGCTCGCTCATGCTGCTGGGTCTCACCATCGGCGTCCTGCTGCTGATGGGCAGCATGAACCTCTGGACCATGTACGCCTTCGCCTTCGCGCTCGGCGTCGTCGCCGCCTTCGACAACCCCACGCGCCAGGCGTTCGTGTCCGACCTCGTCGCCCGCGAGAACGCATCGAACGCGGTCGCCCTGAACGCGGCATCCTTCAACACGGCCCGCATGATCGGGCCCGCCGTCGCGGGCCTCGTCATCGTCGCCGTCGGCACAGGGTGGGTGTTCCTGCTCAACGCCCTGACGTTCCTCGCCATGCTGATCGCCCTGAGCCTCATCCGCAGCGCGGAACTCGCGCCCCGGCCGAAGCTGCGGAGCGCCGCGCGGATGGCGGACGGCCTGCGTTACGTCGGCGGCCGACCCGACCTCATCGTGACCTTCATCATGGTGTTCCTGCTCGGCGCGTTCGGCATGAACTTCCCGATCCTCGCCTCGACGATGGCGATCGAGTTCGGGCAGCAGGCCGACGGGTACGGCATCCTCAGTTCGATCCTCGCCATCGGGTCGCTCGCGGGAGCACTGCTCGCCGCGCGCCGCGACCGCGCACGGCTGCGCCTCGTCATCGGCGGGCTCGGACTGTTCGCCGTCGCGTCAGCGCTGTCGGCGGCGATGCCGGTCTACATCGCCTACGCCGCGACGCTCATGCTCATCGGGTTCGCCACGGTCACGACGCTGACCACCGCCAACGGCTACGTGCAGACGACCACCGAACCGGCCCTTCGCGGCCGGGTGCTCGCCTTGTACATGGCGATCCTCATGGGCGGCACCCCGTTCGGCGCTCCCATCGTGGGCTGGGCGGCCGACGAGTTCGGCCCGCGCGCCGCGATCCTCCTCGGTGCGGCCGCCGCCCTCATCGCCTTCGCCGTCGGCGGCGGGTGGCTGCTGTTCTCGGGTCGACTCCACCGTCACGAGTCGCGTCGCTTCGCAGTGACGATCGACGAGACCCGGCCGATCAGCGTCGTCGCTCCCGAGGAGTTCAGCGACGAGGTCGCCGCGACTACTCCGATCCGACTGCCCGGTGCCGACACGGCGACCCCGAAGGATGCCGCGGCTCGACGGACGTGACCGCCGCCGCCTCGGCGGTTCCGGGGACCCCACGTGCCGTTCGCGAGGCATCCGAGCGACATGAAGCGTCCCTTGAACAGCGGCAGCCCGCGTCAGACGCCGCGCACCGCCGCGCGAACGTCCTCGTAGCCGTCAGCCGATGCGGTGATGACGACCTCGCCCGGCCCGTCCACGCGGACCACCGCGAGCACGCGACCGTCGTACGTCGTGTACGAGGAGGCGCCGAACGACTCCTCGGTGCGCGCCCGCCCCGACCCGAGACCTGCCAGGACAGCCGGGCCCGAGACGGAGACCTCGACCGGCAAGTCGCGGTCGGCGACGGCGATGCCGTCGTCGTCCGCGAGGGTGATCGCGACGAAAGCGAGCCCGCCGACCGCGACTTCGTCGCGTTCGGCGCGGACGTGGAGGCGCGGGGTGCCGGCGGCGCGGAGGACGTGCCTGCCGATCTCCTCGCCCGCGCGCCGGGCGACGGCGACGAGCTCGCCGGGGCGGAACTCGGTCTCGAACCGGGCGATGAAGGCCTTCTCGACGCCGACGGCCGCCGATCCGATGCTCCTGCCATCGAGCAACAGTTCGACCTCGTCGGCGTCCGCATACACGTCCACCGTCACCGGGGCGCCCGGCGCGGCATCCCAACTCCACGTCGACACGGTGTCGGTCCACGACCACGGTGTCGTCTCGGTCGGACGGCCATGATGCTGCGGACGGTGGACGGCGATGTAAGGATCGGTGCGCAGGCCGTAGACGACCTCGCGGTAGTACGAGATCGTCCGACGGTGACCCGTGATGTCGATGTCTCCGGACTCGGCGAGACGGTAGGGGTAGGGCCCGGCGGTGCCGGTGGACTCGTACCCGGGCTCGTCCGTGTAGTCGACGCGGCCGATCCCGGCCTCGCCGAGGTAATCCCACCCTGTCCAGGTGAAATCCCCGATCACGTGCGGCAGCTCCGTCACGAGCGACCACATCACGTCGATGCGCTGCGGGAAGGTCTCGGATCCGACGATGATGCGGTTCGGGTGGTCGACGGCATCCTGCCGGTACCGGGAATCCGCGTAGTTCAGGCCGACGATGTCGAGCACCGCGGCGGACTCCTCGATCGAGGCGCTGACCAGCGGCGAGGCGTTCATGAGTCCCATCGCGTCGCCCATGTTCGCCATCATCGTGTTGGCGTCCTCGACCTGCTCGCGCGCCTCCGCCATCCTCGGCAGGTTGGCGATGACGCCGTTGATGCCGTTCGTCACGAAGCGGGTCGGGTCGAGGTCACGGACGCGCTCGGCGAGCCGGCGGCTCCACGTGGACCC
This DNA window, taken from Microbacterium sp. MM2322, encodes the following:
- a CDS encoding YcxB family protein; this translates as MADAAVQETTTGKSMVINRALTARLARDHQRTKEPGLWAAGIALFLLLGVGMFALNGNFRSLVIAGFWAVILVIALFSVRRMGSQKLTRVIEGIYPHGDRLTVAATDAGLTVTTSATSLTVAASAIWRVSTAPNSVMVRITGLTGPAIIVPRELLDDADVSRLRAAAPRIRRP
- a CDS encoding 5-oxoprolinase/urea amidolyase family protein; this translates as MVIRPFGDSALLVEVESLADILSLYERLAETRPRGVRDLVPAARTVLVHVDPSVLPLSSARAWIGGTDAAPRPPAASVPPADVELAVAYDGADLAETASLLGLTVDDLVERHLAARWTVAFTGFAPGFGYLTSEDWDLDVPRRATPRTRVPRGAVALAGGFTGAYPRETPGGWQLIGTTDAPLFDPDAERPVLLRPGTRVRFRRVAAASVAAAGVLTRPLAPRAFTVTDPGALATIQDAGRPGRLAEGIALSGAADRPAFAAANRLVGNTPDAAAIEVTVGGFRATASGDLWIAVTGAWGPIRVAGREVDPYRPQRWPAGTELEIGAFRAGVRALLAVRGGVATHPVLGSAATDTLAGIGPESLRAGDEIATSDAARHPVPAVDLWPWTPPPDTIVVPVAAGPRADWFTPAARRSLLDTRWVVGARADRVGIRLDGPPLERASDAGSRELASEGMLPGAVQVPPDGLPVVLGPDGPVTGGYPVIGVVTAAGRAALAQARPGSHLLFRSASPRG
- a CDS encoding alpha/beta fold hydrolase; its protein translation is MPEFIDAHGIAIVYDVHPAQGALRGVVQLLHGVGEHAGRYGGVIAALTADGFTVYADDHRGHGRTGLRQHGGDHSRLGRLGAGGLRATVTGLQQFTQIIRDENPGLPLVLLGHSWGSFLAQKLVNLDPRAYDAVVLSGSSLLWPGALNAAPLNKRWAGPGATGAEWLSTDAAVGRAFLDDPLTTLVPLPKLFGPLDTLRLIGKPRKDLGVALPVLLLVGRDDPVGGPRSVHRLAEAYRSRSGLTDVTTLVYPDARHEIFNERCAPEAFADLVAWLDARIARRDAASVADSAPAPAADTGE
- a CDS encoding alpha/beta hydrolase gives rise to the protein MAYITVGTENSVDIDIFYTDQGSGQPVVLIHGFPLNGESWGKQQAALLDAGYRVIAYDRRGFGASTKTASGSDYDTFAADLHALVEELELTDAVLVGFSMGTGEIARYLSRYGADRIAKVAFLGSLEPWLLKTDENPDGAGDQAFFDGTAAAVAEDRYAFLTGFFQNFYNLDDNLGTRISQEAVDASVAVANQAGNAAIAAAPLTWPTDFRADIPAVTVPALIVHGTADNVLPIDATARRFRELLPEATYVEIEGAPHGLLWTHGAEVNEALRGFLQA
- a CDS encoding MarR family transcriptional regulator → MSSAPDDTTTDLAHAASDFRMATFRLARRLRSQRAVDTMSDGQFAVLAALNVHGPHTLGELAERERVSAPSMNRTVNCLEELGYLTRTPDENDRRKVVIDLTEPGRDVVVETVRRRDSWLEHAFEELSASQRATLARAAAIMQEVAGR
- a CDS encoding biotin/lipoate A/B protein ligase family protein, encoding MHGEYKVPGGKLVVVDLEVEDGRIADFHLAGDFFLEPDDALADIDAAVTGLPTEADVATIAAAVRGALPEGAQLLGFTPEAVATAVRRALIVAPGWSEFEWEVIHEKAVSPAMNLALDEVLTARVGDGRRTPTLRIWEWDQSAVVIGSFQSLRNEVDPDGAAKHGFQVVRRISGGGAMLMAAGSIVTYSLYVPASLVAGLTFADSYAFLDDWVLHALRSLGIDATYQPLNDIASSKGKIGGAAQKRLANGGVLHHATLSYDMDGQVLTEVLRIGREKLSDKGTASAAKRVDPLRSQTGLPRAEIIERFIETFTSLYGAKPGSISAEEYAEAEALVESKFSTDAWLRRVP
- the pxpA gene encoding 5-oxoprolinase subunit PxpA, which produces MASIDLNADLGETVDGVPTADDEAMFAVVSSASVACGGHAGDAVSMTDAVRRAAARGVAVGAHPSFVDRAGFGRVALAVPPALLREQVREQIAALAAVGADLRYVKPHGALYHAVSADSEAAGAVAAAVADASSDLGRPLPVLGMPGAIARATEDRGIPFVVEAFLDRGYLPSGALVPRTEPGALLHDDAAVAARAVTLVRDGVVEAVDGSMIRVAAASLCLHGDTPGSVAMARAVRAALDAAGIGIRAPW
- a CDS encoding site-specific DNA-methyltransferase yields the protein MTVEIHLGDNLEVARRLPDASFTLVYLDPPFNTGRTQERAIESAVRTEGLQPDPDAPAPAGGPVKGGFRGTSYARTRGALKLYDDRFDDYWGFLEPRLREAWRLLADDGTLYLHLDYREAHYAKVMLDAVFGRDCFLNELIWAYDYGAKSRKRWPSKHDTILVYVKDPSAYFFDSDAVDREPYMAPGLVTPEKAARGKLPTDVWWHTIVPTSGREKTGYPTQKPEGILRRIVQASSRPGDRVLDLFAGSGTTGAVAHALGRDAVLVDHSPDALAVMQARIPEAVVVG
- a CDS encoding MFS transporter encodes the protein MSSAMFRSFSVFNYRVWFIGALVSNVGAWMQATALSWVVLTQLTDNDATAMGITMALQFAPPLLLVGVTGLVADRFDRRKLLFFTQGSLMLLGLTIGVLLLMGSMNLWTMYAFAFALGVVAAFDNPTRQAFVSDLVARENASNAVALNAASFNTARMIGPAVAGLVIVAVGTGWVFLLNALTFLAMLIALSLIRSAELAPRPKLRSAARMADGLRYVGGRPDLIVTFIMVFLLGAFGMNFPILASTMAIEFGQQADGYGILSSILAIGSLAGALLAARRDRARLRLVIGGLGLFAVASALSAAMPVYIAYAATLMLIGFATVTTLTTANGYVQTTTEPALRGRVLALYMAILMGGTPFGAPIVGWAADEFGPRAAILLGAAAALIAFAVGGGWLLFSGRLHRHESRRFAVTIDETRPISVVAPEEFSDEVAATTPIRLPGADTATPKDAAARRT